A stretch of the Ostrea edulis chromosome 9, xbOstEdul1.1, whole genome shotgun sequence genome encodes the following:
- the LOC125659540 gene encoding uncharacterized protein LOC125659540, protein MIEIGSSAFPFRLEMFLKNNTDIDVRSLLTADLGEFTPQDFLYEFYTRTSVEIAGLKRKLGRINSDKPQTIGGVKMLRKEYATTRSRISKMEKEVMDLYERKRLLEEVRRLELSNKAHHPLKQDRGIKHDRGVTLPSIQKTDTRSPKASPPTAFHDKKTLFPAIVPLKH, encoded by the exons ATGATTGAGATTGGTTCCAGTGCGTTTCCATTTCGATTGGAAATGTTTCTAAAGAATAATACAGATATCGATGTCCGTTCTCTCTTGACTGCCGATCTCGGAGAATTCAC TCCGCAGGATTTCCTGTATGAATTCTACACGAGAACTTCAGTAGAAATCGCAGGTCTGAAGAGGAAACTTGGACGGATTAATTCCGACAAACCTCAGACGATTGGAGGAGTTAAA atgttgCGAAAAGAGTATGCAACTACCAGATCCAGGATTTCTAAAATGGAAAAAGAAGTAATGGATCTGTATGAAAGAAAAAGATTGCTGGAAGAAGTCAGACGTCTAGAATTGTCCAATAAAGCACACCATCCGTTAAAACAGGATAGGGGCATAAAACACGATAGGGGTGTCACTCTGCCTAGTATTCAGAAGACCGATACTCGCAGTCCGAAAGCCAGTCCCCCTACGGCATTTCATGACAAGAAAACATTGTTTCCAGCAATTGTCCCCctcaaacattaa